Proteins from a genomic interval of Parvivirga hydrogeniphila:
- a CDS encoding DegT/DnrJ/EryC1/StrS family aminotransferase, producing the protein MGVPLLDLKSQYRELKTELDAAFAEVMENAAFIGGPKVTALEDAIAAYVGTAHSVACGNGTDALFLIMAALGIGKGDEVITTPFTFFATVEAIVHTGATPVFVDIEPGTYNMDVAQVEAAITPRTKTILPVHIFGQCVDMDPLLEIADRHGLIVVEDACQAIGATYKGKKAGSLARAAAFSFFPSKNLGCAGDGGIITTDDEALAAACRTMAQHGTTKKYFHDSFGVNSRLDALQAAILLVKLPHLDAWNDQRRAAAAVYDELLADVAGLELPVVREYGDAVFHLYIVKAADTETAERVMRALNEAGIGTALYYPLALHEQEALAKLPGFQRPFLPVAESCDGRTFALPCYPGITVEQQREVVRVVEETLGA; encoded by the coding sequence GTGGGTGTCCCCCTGCTCGACTTGAAGAGCCAGTACCGCGAGCTCAAGACGGAGCTCGACGCAGCCTTCGCTGAGGTGATGGAGAACGCCGCGTTCATCGGCGGCCCGAAGGTGACGGCGCTGGAAGACGCCATCGCGGCGTACGTCGGCACCGCGCACTCAGTGGCGTGCGGCAACGGCACCGATGCGCTGTTCTTGATCATGGCCGCGCTCGGCATCGGCAAGGGCGACGAGGTCATCACCACGCCGTTCACGTTCTTCGCGACCGTGGAAGCGATCGTGCACACCGGCGCGACGCCGGTGTTCGTCGACATCGAGCCCGGCACCTACAACATGGACGTGGCGCAGGTCGAAGCGGCCATCACGCCGCGGACGAAGACGATCCTGCCGGTGCACATCTTCGGTCAGTGCGTCGACATGGACCCGCTGCTCGAGATCGCCGACCGTCACGGCCTCATCGTCGTCGAAGACGCGTGCCAGGCCATCGGAGCGACCTACAAGGGCAAGAAGGCAGGCTCGCTCGCTCGTGCCGCTGCCTTCTCGTTCTTCCCGAGCAAGAACCTCGGTTGCGCGGGAGACGGCGGCATCATCACCACCGACGACGAGGCGCTTGCCGCCGCATGCCGCACGATGGCGCAGCACGGGACCACGAAGAAGTACTTCCACGACTCGTTCGGCGTGAACTCGCGCCTCGACGCGCTGCAGGCCGCGATCCTGCTCGTGAAGCTCCCGCACCTGGACGCATGGAACGACCAGCGTCGTGCGGCAGCTGCTGTCTACGACGAGCTGCTGGCGGACGTCGCTGGTCTTGAGCTTCCGGTCGTGCGCGAATACGGCGATGCGGTGTTCCACCTGTACATCGTCAAGGCGGCCGATACCGAAACGGCGGAGCGCGTGATGCGCGCGCTCAACGAGGCCGGCATCGGGACGGCGCTGTACTATCCGCTTGCGCTGCACGAGCAGGAGGCGTTGGCCAAGCTTCCCGGTTTCCAGCGGCCGTTCCTCCCCGTTGCGGAGTCGTGCGACGGCCGGACGTTCGCTCTGCCATGCTACCCGGGCATCACCGTGGAGCAACAGCGCGAGGTCGTACGCGTTGTGGAAGAGACGCTTGGGGCGTGA
- a CDS encoding nucleotide sugar dehydrogenase: protein MGLLERLQDGSAVLGVVGLGYVGLPLAVEMASAGHTVIGFDVSAEKAGSVNAGVSYIPDVLSERLAPLVNDGLIRATTDFSDVSQCDAIAICVPTPLDEMKEPDTSFMEAAARSVAPHLKPGTLVTLESTTYPGTTEEVIQPILESGGLKVGETLFLAFSPERVDPGNPVYQTKNTPKVVGGVTPACTERAVAMYSRFIDTVVPVSTTRAAEMTKLLENIFRSVNIALVNELLQLCERMGIDLWEVIDAAKTKPFGFMPFYPGPGLGGHCIPIDPFYLSWKARQYDFHTEFIELSGKVNESMPYYVVRRLMDAMNEHLRMPLNGSRVLVVGVAYKADIDDMRESPAIKVIELLRAKGADVVYHDPYVPELVVDGLAVPHVALDAGTVSSADALVVVTNHSNVDYGLIAEHARLVLDTRNAMRDHRTERVVLL from the coding sequence ATGGGGCTTCTTGAGCGTCTACAGGACGGTTCGGCCGTGCTCGGCGTGGTCGGCCTGGGGTACGTCGGCTTGCCGCTTGCCGTGGAGATGGCGAGCGCCGGCCACACGGTCATCGGGTTCGACGTCTCCGCGGAGAAGGCGGGCTCGGTGAATGCGGGCGTGAGCTACATCCCCGACGTCTTGAGCGAGCGGCTCGCTCCGCTCGTGAACGACGGTCTCATCCGTGCGACGACCGACTTCTCAGACGTCTCGCAGTGCGATGCCATCGCGATCTGCGTGCCCACGCCGCTTGACGAGATGAAGGAGCCCGACACGTCGTTCATGGAGGCGGCCGCGCGGTCGGTGGCTCCGCACCTGAAGCCGGGCACGCTCGTGACGCTCGAGTCGACGACGTACCCTGGAACGACCGAAGAGGTCATCCAGCCGATCTTGGAATCGGGCGGCCTGAAGGTGGGGGAGACGCTGTTCTTGGCGTTCTCGCCTGAGCGTGTGGACCCGGGCAATCCCGTGTACCAGACCAAGAACACGCCGAAGGTCGTGGGCGGCGTCACGCCGGCGTGCACAGAGCGGGCCGTGGCGATGTACTCACGGTTCATCGACACCGTCGTGCCCGTCTCGACGACGCGCGCGGCGGAGATGACGAAGCTTCTCGAGAACATCTTCCGCAGCGTGAACATCGCGCTCGTCAACGAGCTTCTGCAGCTGTGCGAGCGGATGGGCATCGATCTGTGGGAGGTCATCGACGCGGCCAAGACCAAGCCGTTCGGCTTCATGCCGTTCTACCCCGGTCCGGGTCTCGGCGGGCACTGCATCCCCATCGACCCCTTCTACCTCTCGTGGAAGGCGCGGCAGTACGACTTCCACACGGAGTTCATCGAGCTTTCCGGCAAGGTGAACGAGTCGATGCCGTACTACGTCGTGCGCCGGCTCATGGACGCCATGAACGAGCACCTTCGGATGCCGCTCAACGGCAGCCGCGTGCTCGTCGTCGGAGTCGCGTACAAGGCGGACATCGACGACATGCGCGAATCCCCGGCTATCAAGGTCATCGAGCTTCTTCGCGCGAAGGGCGCGGACGTGGTGTACCACGACCCGTACGTGCCCGAGCTCGTTGTAGACGGCCTCGCCGTTCCGCATGTGGCCCTCGACGCAGGGACGGTGAGCTCGGCAGATGCGCTCGTCGTCGTCACCAACCACTCCAACGTGGACTACGGGCTTATAGCCGAGCATGCGCGCCTGGTGCTCGACACCCGTAACGCCATGCGCGATCACCGCACCGAGCGGGTGGTGCTGCTGTGA